A single region of the Gephyromycinifex aptenodytis genome encodes:
- a CDS encoding potassium channel family protein: MHFVIMGCGRVGSTLALSIEAQGHDVSVIDRQPASFRRLGPEFEGRRVTGVGFDRDTLVKAGIEHAYAFAAVSSGDNSNILAARVARETYGVANVVARIYDPGRAEIYQRLGIPTVGTVRWTADRMLRRLLPHGAVPQYTDPSGQVVVAEVPAHEDWIGRPMSAIESATGARIAYFIRLNQGRVPGPETVYQENDILNVVCPAADLPHVEGVLQERPPAL, from the coding sequence GTGCACTTCGTCATCATGGGCTGCGGCCGCGTCGGTTCCACCCTCGCTCTGAGCATCGAGGCCCAAGGCCACGATGTCTCGGTGATCGACCGTCAACCCGCGTCGTTCCGGCGCCTGGGCCCCGAGTTCGAGGGCCGTCGGGTCACCGGTGTCGGGTTCGATCGCGACACCCTGGTCAAAGCCGGGATCGAGCACGCCTACGCCTTTGCCGCGGTCAGCAGCGGCGACAACTCCAACATCCTGGCTGCTCGGGTCGCGCGGGAGACCTACGGCGTGGCAAACGTCGTGGCGCGCATCTACGACCCCGGCCGCGCCGAGATCTACCAGCGCCTGGGTATCCCCACCGTCGGCACGGTGCGTTGGACCGCCGACCGGATGCTGCGGCGCCTGCTGCCACACGGCGCGGTGCCGCAGTACACCGACCCCAGCGGGCAGGTGGTGGTGGCCGAGGTTCCGGCGCACGAGGACTGGATCGGTCGGCCGATGTCGGCGATCGAATCGGCCACCGGAGCGCGGATCGCGTACTTCATCCGGCTGAACCAAGGTCGCGTCCCCGGACCGGAAACGGTCTACCAAGAGAACGACATCCTCAACGTCGTCTGCCCCGCTGCCGACCTTCCCCACGTCGAAGGCGTCCTGCAGGAGCGACCACCGGCGTTGTGA
- a CDS encoding DUF3710 domain-containing protein: protein MAWFRRGKARDAQTAPVETDAAQTPAPPVGDDVESATAAQTQDEASAQAPAGEAVIDESKLGPWDSSEVPGKGEFLKLGALWLPVIQGLMISFEMDEAQTQVTAVRVMLGDSALQLQAFAAPRSRGLWDEIRTELAEGITSSGGTAQERQGPLGPELFVQVPAQDATGRPTTSSMLFVGFDGPRWFLRGVLSGSAATDERAAEPLRNVMRVVVVDRGEAPMAPRELLELQLPDESPEGQPEPGGKDFDPFARGPEITEVR from the coding sequence ATGGCATGGTTCCGACGCGGCAAGGCACGAGATGCCCAGACCGCTCCCGTCGAGACCGACGCCGCGCAGACCCCGGCGCCCCCAGTCGGGGATGACGTCGAGTCCGCCACTGCAGCGCAGACCCAGGATGAGGCCAGCGCCCAGGCGCCCGCGGGCGAGGCCGTGATCGACGAATCCAAGCTCGGTCCCTGGGACAGTTCCGAGGTTCCGGGCAAGGGAGAGTTCCTCAAGCTTGGTGCACTGTGGCTTCCCGTGATCCAAGGTCTGATGATCTCCTTCGAGATGGATGAGGCCCAGACCCAGGTGACGGCAGTACGCGTCATGCTCGGCGACTCAGCGCTGCAGTTGCAGGCCTTCGCGGCACCGCGCTCGCGTGGCCTCTGGGATGAGATCCGCACGGAGCTGGCTGAGGGCATCACCTCATCCGGTGGTACCGCCCAGGAGCGTCAAGGCCCGCTGGGCCCGGAGCTGTTCGTGCAGGTCCCCGCCCAGGATGCGACCGGACGTCCCACCACCTCCTCCATGCTCTTCGTCGGCTTCGACGGGCCACGTTGGTTCCTTCGCGGTGTACTCAGCGGTTCGGCCGCCACCGACGAGCGTGCCGCCGAGCCGCTGCGCAACGTGATGCGGGTGGTGGTCGTCGACCGCGGCGAGGCACCTATGGCGCCACGGGAGCTGCTCGAACTGCAGTTGCCTGATGAGTCCCCGGAGGGACAGCCCGAGCCGGGCGGTAAGGACTTCGACCCGTTCGCGCGGGGCCCGGAGATCACCGAGGTTCGCTGA
- a CDS encoding OB-fold nucleic acid binding domain-containing protein, with protein MASLLDRLRNHYGRSSEELEADELHERAGAIGATHVRDVQERSLADLSGVIRTLTHTCSSNPPHLAVELFDGTGSVQLVWLGRRAIRGIEPGVYLRAHGRVTRRAGVLTIYNPRYEILPRG; from the coding sequence ATGGCTAGCCTGCTGGATCGTCTTCGCAACCACTACGGGCGTTCGAGCGAGGAGCTCGAAGCCGATGAGCTGCATGAGCGCGCCGGCGCCATCGGCGCCACCCACGTTCGTGATGTGCAGGAACGCTCGCTGGCCGACCTGTCGGGCGTCATCCGCACGCTCACCCACACCTGCTCCTCGAATCCGCCCCACCTGGCGGTGGAGCTCTTCGACGGAACCGGGTCGGTGCAACTCGTGTGGCTGGGCCGACGCGCGATCCGAGGAATCGAACCGGGGGTCTACCTGCGGGCCCACGGGCGAGTGACCCGCCGGGCCGGTGTGCTGACGATCTACAACCCTCGCTACGAGATCCTGCCGCGCGGCTGA
- a CDS encoding DUF4193 domain-containing protein yields the protein MATDYDAPRKTEEDELGEDSIEELKSRRVDKSASSVDVDEAEQAESFELPGADLSGEEYSVRVVPKQADEFTCSRCFLVHHRSQLAKEVDGLPVCSECI from the coding sequence ATGGCGACTGATTACGACGCACCACGCAAGACCGAAGAAGACGAGCTCGGTGAGGACTCGATCGAGGAGTTGAAGTCTCGCCGCGTCGATAAATCGGCTTCGAGCGTGGACGTCGACGAGGCCGAGCAGGCAGAGAGCTTCGAGCTGCCTGGTGCCGACCTCTCGGGCGAGGAATACTCCGTCCGCGTTGTACCCAAACAAGCCGATGAGTTCACCTGCAGCCGCTGCTTCCTCGTGCACCACCGCAGCCAGTTGGCCAAGGAGGTCGACGGGTTGCCGGTTTGCAGCGAGTGCATATGA
- the dut gene encoding dUTP diphosphatase gives MDEEPEDIGLLVQRVDPELPLPGYAKQHDAGLDLFAATDAHLSPGERALVPTGLAVAIPAGWVGLVHPRSGLAARHGITVLNAPGTVDAGYRGEILVNLINLDPREEFSVKRGDRIAQLLLQRVGRASLHEVDVLPASHRGHTGHGDSGGFGHSS, from the coding sequence ATGGACGAGGAGCCCGAGGACATCGGGCTCCTCGTCCAGCGTGTAGACCCAGAACTACCGCTGCCGGGTTACGCCAAACAGCACGACGCCGGCCTGGACCTGTTCGCTGCCACGGATGCCCACTTGTCGCCCGGCGAGCGAGCGCTGGTTCCGACCGGCCTCGCGGTCGCCATCCCCGCCGGGTGGGTGGGATTGGTTCACCCCCGATCGGGCCTGGCCGCGCGCCACGGCATCACCGTGCTCAACGCTCCCGGGACCGTCGACGCGGGCTACCGAGGTGAGATTCTGGTCAATCTGATCAACCTCGACCCGCGCGAAGAGTTTTCTGTAAAGCGCGGTGATCGCATCGCACAACTGCTCCTACAGCGGGTGGGTCGGGCGAGCTTGCATGAGGTCGATGTGCTTCCTGCCAGTCACAGGGGTCACACTGGTCATGGAGACAGCGGCGGATTCGGGCACAGTTCATAG
- a CDS encoding potassium channel family protein, which translates to MRVVIAGAGSVGRSIARELIAGRHEVLLIDHNADDVQSSRVPDASWLLADACEITALNEAGLENCDVVVAATGDDKANLVVSLLAKTEFGVPRTVARVNNPKNEWMFDSGWGVDVAVSTPRLMTALVEEAVSVGDLVRIFEFQQSHAILVEMTLPTGSPWATRRVAEVPWPADTVLTCIIRGERAIAPCGDDLLEVSDELILVTTSEVESELERLLNPSAGEDEPV; encoded by the coding sequence ATGCGCGTCGTCATAGCCGGAGCAGGCAGCGTCGGCCGCTCCATTGCGCGCGAGCTCATCGCCGGGCGCCACGAGGTGCTCCTCATCGACCACAACGCTGACGACGTGCAGTCCTCGCGGGTGCCGGACGCCTCCTGGTTGCTGGCCGACGCCTGTGAGATCACCGCGCTGAACGAAGCGGGGTTGGAGAACTGCGACGTCGTGGTCGCCGCGACCGGCGACGACAAAGCGAACCTCGTCGTGTCGCTGCTGGCCAAGACCGAATTCGGGGTGCCTCGCACGGTCGCGCGGGTGAACAACCCCAAGAACGAGTGGATGTTCGATTCCGGGTGGGGGGTCGATGTCGCGGTCTCGACGCCGCGCCTGATGACGGCGCTGGTGGAGGAGGCGGTCAGTGTCGGTGACCTGGTGCGCATCTTCGAGTTCCAGCAGAGTCACGCCATCCTGGTCGAGATGACCTTGCCCACAGGCAGCCCGTGGGCGACCCGCCGCGTTGCCGAGGTGCCCTGGCCCGCCGACACGGTGCTCACCTGCATCATCCGCGGGGAACGGGCCATCGCCCCCTGCGGTGACGACCTGCTGGAGGTCAGCGACGAACTCATCCTGGTCACCACCAGCGAGGTCGAGAGCGAACTGGAACGCCTCCTGAACCCCTCCGCCGGCGAAGACGAGCCGGTCTAG